The Falco naumanni isolate bFalNau1 chromosome 1, bFalNau1.pat, whole genome shotgun sequence genome window below encodes:
- the MTMR3 gene encoding myotubularin-related protein 3 isoform X4, producing MKKILIIREEEPQSIVSKDEDFSSYPGPVMDEETQHSLECIQANQIFPRKQLIREDENLQVPFIELHGESTEYVGRAEDAIIALSNYRLHIKFKESVVNVPLQLIESVECRDIFQLHLTCKDCKVIRCQFSTFEQCQDWLKRLNNAIRPPSKIEDLFSFAYHAWCMEVYASEKEQHGDLCRPGEHVTSRFKNEVERMGFDMNNAWRISNINEKYKLCGSYPQEIIVPAWITDKELESVASFRSWKRIPAVVYRHQSNGAVISRCGQPEVSWWGWRNADDEHLVQSVAKACASDSRSNSNKLMNGNCSRDFPNGGDLSDVEFDSSISNASGAESLAIQPQKLLILDARSYAAAVANRAKGGGCECPEYYPNCEVVFMGMANIHSIRKSFQSLRLLCTQMPDPGNWLSALESTKWLQHLSVLLKSALLVVHAVDRDQRPVLVHCSDGWDRTPQIVALAKLLLDPYYRTTEGFQVLVETEWLDFGHKFADRCGHGENSDDLNERCPVFLQWLDCVHQLQRQFPCSFEFNEAFLVKLVQHTYSCLFGTFLCNNAKERGEKHTQERTCSVWSLLRAANKAFKNLLYSSQSESVLYPVCHVRNLMLWSAVYLPCSSPSTPADDTCAPYPVPGSSPEDQPLGRLPKTRSFDNLTTACDSSVPTTNRRSSDPSLNEKWQEHRRSLELSSLGNPGDDPFDGDSLSKQGRAPVGAELSVAAGVAEGQMENILQEATKDDVGLEEHLKGSLETVGKGDEVALGKEKRTESVHGYVSDLSEKAEADKGIVMNNPASNPHPVSQGASELKGQQDERTDFSNTIQKLPQVKGLQTVPLEGFVNRDAHKNAEEEGVSKLEGEAESLYNTAQASLALPLTITHEARTSNIESSTETLTENEAKQELVPKGPCHRPYLINNSADELSRTIENRPEGESMLELQKLGTKVHRTSGSSNTHIPMPSPCALPLAELKDEIVCNGELEPENKMTEKPAGFGITQKYHATNGHCVNGEDGHIKASLSRQVSTASCSSAQFHLRSLHQKWMFSHLGKQQAASSPDQPARSHLDDDGMPVYTDVIQQRLRQIETGHQQEVETLKKQVQELKSRLESQFLNSSLRLNGDYGDEVTSIPDSESNLDQNCLSRCSTEIFSEASWEQVDKQDTEVTRWLPDHLAAHCYGCDSTFWLASRKHHCRDIERVDQIWNCGNVFCSSCCNQKVPVPSQQLFEPSRVCKSCYSSLHPSSSSLDLELDKPITATSN from the exons ATTTTAATAATACGTGAAGAAGAGCCTCAAAGTATTGTGAGTAAAGACGAGGATTTCTCCTCCTATCCAGGGCCTGTCATG GATGAAGAGACTCAGCACAGCCTTGAATGCATCCAGGCTAATCAGATTTTTCCCAGGAAGCAGCTGATCCGAGAGGATGAGAACCTTCAG GTCCCTTTCATTGAACTTCATGGTGAGAGTACGGAGTATGTAGGACGAGCAGAGGATGCCATCATTGCACTTTCTAATTACAGGCTTCACATCAAATTCAAGGAGTCTGTTGTGAAT GTTCCATTGCAGCTTATAGAAAGTGTTGAGTGCCGTGATATATTTCAACTTCATTTGACTTGCAAAGACTGCAAGGTTATAAG GTGTCAGTTTTCTACTTTTGAGCAGTGTCAAGACTGGCTTAAGCGACTGAACAATGCCATCCGCCCTCCTTCGAAGATAGAAGACCTTTTCTCATTTGCCTATCACGCTTGGTGTATGGAGGTATATGCTAGTGAAAAGGAACAGCATGGGGATTTGTGTCGGCCAG GAGAACATGTAACTTCAaggtttaaaaatgaagtggaGCGGATGGGTTTTGATATGAACAATGCCTGGAGGATTTCCAACATCAATGAGAAGTACAA GCTGTGTGGTAGTTACCCCCAGGAAATCATAGTTCCTGCTTGGATCACGGATAAAGAGCTAGAGAGTGTGGCAAGCTTTCGGTCCTGGAAGCGTATCCCTGCTGTTGTGTACAG GCACCAGAGCAACGGAGCAGTTATTTCCCGCTGTGGACAGCCCGAGGTCAGTTGGTGGGGCTGGAGGAATGCAGATGATGAACACCTTGTCCAGTCTGTAGCCAAAGCCTGTGCCTCAGATTCAAGGTCCAACAGTAACAAATTAATGAACGGAAATTGTTCCAGAGATTTCCCCAATGGAGGGGACCTCTCTGATGTGGAATTTG ATTCCTCAATCTCTAATGCTTCAGGAGCAGAGAGTTTGGCCATACAGCCTCAGAAGCTTTTGATCTTAGACGCACGTTCTtatgcagcagctgtggcaaaCAGAGCCAAAGGTGGAGGCTGTGAGTGCCCAG AATATTATCCAAACTGTGAAGTAGTGTTCATGGGGATGGCAAACATCCATTCTATCCGGAAGAGCTTTCAGTCGCTACGTTTGCTCTGCACGCAAATGCCAGATCCAGGAAA TTGGTTATCAGCTCTGGAAAGTACCAAATGGCTGCAGCACTTATCTGTGCTTCTGAAATCTGCACTACTCGTAGTTCATGCCGTGGACAGAGACCAGCGACCAGTCTTGGTGCATTGCTCAGATGGCTGGGACCGAACCCCCCAGATAGTGGCGCTGGCCAAACTGCTGCTGGATCCGTATTACAGGACCACAGAG gGTTTCCAGGTGCTAGTGGAGACGGAGTGGCTGGATTTTGGCCACAAGTTTGCAGATCGCTGTGGCCATGGTGAGAATTCGGATGACCTAAATGAGCGCTGCCCAGTGTTTTTACAGTGGCTGGACTGCGTCCATCAGCTCCAGAGGCAGTTCCCTTGCTCTTTCGAGTTTAACGAAGCATTCCTT GTGAAATTGGTGCAGCACACCTACTCTTGCCTCTTTGGTACATTCCTGTGCAACAATGcgaaagagagaggagaaaaacacaCTCAGGAACGGACCTGTTCTGTCTGGTCTTTGCTGCGGGCAGCAAACAAAGCCTTCAAAAACCTGCTCTACTCCTCCCAGTCGGAATCT GTGCTGTATCCAGTGTGCCATGTGCGTAATCTAATGCTCTGGAGTGCTGTTTACCTGCCGTGCTCTTCCCCCTCGACACCCGCTGACGACACCTGTGCCCCATACCCTGTTCCAGGCTCTAGCCCTGAAGATCAGCCTCTGGGCAG GTTACCAAAGACAAGATCGTTTGACAATCTGACAACAGCCTGTGATAGCAGTGTGCCTACAACCAATCGACGGAGTAGTGACCCCAGCCTCAATGAAAAGTGGCAAGAGCACCGTCGGTCTCTGGAGCTGAGCAGCCTCGGTAACCCTGGGGATGATCCGTTTGACGGAGACAGCCTGAGTAAGCAAGGCAGGGCTCCGGTTGGAGCAGAACTCTCTGTTGCAGCTGGTGTGGCAGAGGGACAGATGGAGAACATTTTGCAAGAGGCCACTAAAGACGATGTTGGTCTGGAGGAGCACTTAAAGGGTAGCCTAGAGACAGTAGGTAAAGGGGATGAGGTTGCCCTGGGTAAGGAGAAGAGAACTGAAAGTGTACATGGGTATGTCAGTGACCTCTCTGAAAAGGCTGAGGCGGATAAAGGTATTGTAATGAACAATCCAGCATCCAATCCACATCCAGTTTCACAAGGTGCTTCTGAGCTTAAAGGACAACAGGACGAGCGTACTGATTTCAGTAACACCATCCAGAAGTTACCTCAGGTGAAAGGACTACAGACTGTTCCTTTGGAGGGCTTTGTAAATAGAGATGCTCACAAGAATGCGGAGGAAGAAGGTGTTAGCAAACTcgaaggagaagcagagagccTGTACAACACAGCACAGGCCAGCCTTGCGTTACCTCTTACAATCACTCACGAGGCGAGAACATCCAACATTGAAAGTTCGACGGAAACCTTAACAGAGAATGAAGCAAAGCAAGAGCTCGTTCCTAAGGGCCCTTGCCACAGACCTTACCTGATCAACAACAGTGCTGACGAACTTTCTCGAACTATTGAAAATAGGCCAGAGGGGGAGAGCATGCTAGAACTTCAAAAACTGGGAACAAAAGTACATAGGACTTCTGGTAGCAGCAACACACACATCCCGATGCCTTCCCCTTGTGCCTTGCCTTTAGCCGAACTTAAAGACGAGATTGTGTGTAACGGAGAGCTGGAGCCTGAGAACAAGATGACAGAGAAGCCTGCGGGGTTTGGTATCACCCAGAAATACCATGCGACAAACGGACACTGTGTGAATGGAGAGGACGGTCACATCAAAGCCTCTCTGAGCCGGCAGGTCTCCACCGCGAGCTGTAGTTCTGCACAGTTTCACTTGAGGAGCTTGCACCAGAAATGGATGTTTAGTCATCTTGgtaagcagcaggcagccagcagcccagaCCAGCCTGCCAGAAGCCACCTGGATGACGATGGGATGCCTGTCTACACTGATGTCATCCAGCAGCGCCTGCGCCAGATAGAAACTGGCCATCAGCAAGAAGTGGAGACCTTGAAGAAGCAAGTGCAAGAGTTGAAGAGCCGGTTGGAGAGCCAGTTCCTGAATAGCTCCTTACGCCTCAATGGTGATTATGGCGACGAAGTG ACTTCTATACCCGACTCGGAAAGCAATCTGGATCAGAACTGCTTGTCTCGCTGCAGCACAGAGATTTTCTCTGAAGCCAGCTGGGAACAGGTGGATAAACAGGACACAGAG GTGACACGATGGCTTCCAGACCACCTCGCTGCACACTGCTACGGCTGCGACAGTACGTTCTGGCTGGCCAGTAGGAAGCACCACTGCAG GGACATTGAACGTGTTGATCAAATCTG
- the MTMR3 gene encoding myotubularin-related protein 3 isoform X3, with amino-acid sequence MVSDILKIKPDGFMILIIREEEPQSIVSKDEDFSSYPGPVMDEETQHSLECIQANQIFPRKQLIREDENLQVPFIELHGESTEYVGRAEDAIIALSNYRLHIKFKESVVNVPLQLIESVECRDIFQLHLTCKDCKVIRCQFSTFEQCQDWLKRLNNAIRPPSKIEDLFSFAYHAWCMEVYASEKEQHGDLCRPGEHVTSRFKNEVERMGFDMNNAWRISNINEKYKLCGSYPQEIIVPAWITDKELESVASFRSWKRIPAVVYRHQSNGAVISRCGQPEVSWWGWRNADDEHLVQSVAKACASDSRSNSNKLMNGNCSRDFPNGGDLSDVEFDSSISNASGAESLAIQPQKLLILDARSYAAAVANRAKGGGCECPEYYPNCEVVFMGMANIHSIRKSFQSLRLLCTQMPDPGNWLSALESTKWLQHLSVLLKSALLVVHAVDRDQRPVLVHCSDGWDRTPQIVALAKLLLDPYYRTTEGFQVLVETEWLDFGHKFADRCGHGENSDDLNERCPVFLQWLDCVHQLQRQFPCSFEFNEAFLVKLVQHTYSCLFGTFLCNNAKERGEKHTQERTCSVWSLLRAANKAFKNLLYSSQSESVLYPVCHVRNLMLWSAVYLPCSSPSTPADDTCAPYPVPGSSPEDQPLGRLPKTRSFDNLTTACDSSVPTTNRRSSDPSLNEKWQEHRRSLELSSLGNPGDDPFDGDSLSKQGRAPVGAELSVAAGVAEGQMENILQEATKDDVGLEEHLKGSLETVGKGDEVALGKEKRTESVHGYVSDLSEKAEADKGIVMNNPASNPHPVSQGASELKGQQDERTDFSNTIQKLPQVKGLQTVPLEGFVNRDAHKNAEEEGVSKLEGEAESLYNTAQASLALPLTITHEARTSNIESSTETLTENEAKQELVPKGPCHRPYLINNSADELSRTIENRPEGESMLELQKLGTKVHRTSGSSNTHIPMPSPCALPLAELKDEIVCNGELEPENKMTEKPAGFGITQKYHATNGHCVNGEDGHIKASLSRQVSTASCSSAQFHLRSLHQKWMFSHLGKQQAASSPDQPARSHLDDDGMPVYTDVIQQRLRQIETGHQQEVETLKKQVQELKSRLESQFLNSSLRLNGDYGDEVTSIPDSESNLDQNCLSRCSTEIFSEASWEQVDKQDTEVTRWLPDHLAAHCYGCDSTFWLASRKHHCRNCGNVFCSSCCNQKVPVPSQQLFEPSRVCKSCYSSLHPSSSSLDLELDKPITATSN; translated from the exons ATGGTTTCTGATATATTAAAGATCAAACCTGATGGATTTATG ATTTTAATAATACGTGAAGAAGAGCCTCAAAGTATTGTGAGTAAAGACGAGGATTTCTCCTCCTATCCAGGGCCTGTCATG GATGAAGAGACTCAGCACAGCCTTGAATGCATCCAGGCTAATCAGATTTTTCCCAGGAAGCAGCTGATCCGAGAGGATGAGAACCTTCAG GTCCCTTTCATTGAACTTCATGGTGAGAGTACGGAGTATGTAGGACGAGCAGAGGATGCCATCATTGCACTTTCTAATTACAGGCTTCACATCAAATTCAAGGAGTCTGTTGTGAAT GTTCCATTGCAGCTTATAGAAAGTGTTGAGTGCCGTGATATATTTCAACTTCATTTGACTTGCAAAGACTGCAAGGTTATAAG GTGTCAGTTTTCTACTTTTGAGCAGTGTCAAGACTGGCTTAAGCGACTGAACAATGCCATCCGCCCTCCTTCGAAGATAGAAGACCTTTTCTCATTTGCCTATCACGCTTGGTGTATGGAGGTATATGCTAGTGAAAAGGAACAGCATGGGGATTTGTGTCGGCCAG GAGAACATGTAACTTCAaggtttaaaaatgaagtggaGCGGATGGGTTTTGATATGAACAATGCCTGGAGGATTTCCAACATCAATGAGAAGTACAA GCTGTGTGGTAGTTACCCCCAGGAAATCATAGTTCCTGCTTGGATCACGGATAAAGAGCTAGAGAGTGTGGCAAGCTTTCGGTCCTGGAAGCGTATCCCTGCTGTTGTGTACAG GCACCAGAGCAACGGAGCAGTTATTTCCCGCTGTGGACAGCCCGAGGTCAGTTGGTGGGGCTGGAGGAATGCAGATGATGAACACCTTGTCCAGTCTGTAGCCAAAGCCTGTGCCTCAGATTCAAGGTCCAACAGTAACAAATTAATGAACGGAAATTGTTCCAGAGATTTCCCCAATGGAGGGGACCTCTCTGATGTGGAATTTG ATTCCTCAATCTCTAATGCTTCAGGAGCAGAGAGTTTGGCCATACAGCCTCAGAAGCTTTTGATCTTAGACGCACGTTCTtatgcagcagctgtggcaaaCAGAGCCAAAGGTGGAGGCTGTGAGTGCCCAG AATATTATCCAAACTGTGAAGTAGTGTTCATGGGGATGGCAAACATCCATTCTATCCGGAAGAGCTTTCAGTCGCTACGTTTGCTCTGCACGCAAATGCCAGATCCAGGAAA TTGGTTATCAGCTCTGGAAAGTACCAAATGGCTGCAGCACTTATCTGTGCTTCTGAAATCTGCACTACTCGTAGTTCATGCCGTGGACAGAGACCAGCGACCAGTCTTGGTGCATTGCTCAGATGGCTGGGACCGAACCCCCCAGATAGTGGCGCTGGCCAAACTGCTGCTGGATCCGTATTACAGGACCACAGAG gGTTTCCAGGTGCTAGTGGAGACGGAGTGGCTGGATTTTGGCCACAAGTTTGCAGATCGCTGTGGCCATGGTGAGAATTCGGATGACCTAAATGAGCGCTGCCCAGTGTTTTTACAGTGGCTGGACTGCGTCCATCAGCTCCAGAGGCAGTTCCCTTGCTCTTTCGAGTTTAACGAAGCATTCCTT GTGAAATTGGTGCAGCACACCTACTCTTGCCTCTTTGGTACATTCCTGTGCAACAATGcgaaagagagaggagaaaaacacaCTCAGGAACGGACCTGTTCTGTCTGGTCTTTGCTGCGGGCAGCAAACAAAGCCTTCAAAAACCTGCTCTACTCCTCCCAGTCGGAATCT GTGCTGTATCCAGTGTGCCATGTGCGTAATCTAATGCTCTGGAGTGCTGTTTACCTGCCGTGCTCTTCCCCCTCGACACCCGCTGACGACACCTGTGCCCCATACCCTGTTCCAGGCTCTAGCCCTGAAGATCAGCCTCTGGGCAG GTTACCAAAGACAAGATCGTTTGACAATCTGACAACAGCCTGTGATAGCAGTGTGCCTACAACCAATCGACGGAGTAGTGACCCCAGCCTCAATGAAAAGTGGCAAGAGCACCGTCGGTCTCTGGAGCTGAGCAGCCTCGGTAACCCTGGGGATGATCCGTTTGACGGAGACAGCCTGAGTAAGCAAGGCAGGGCTCCGGTTGGAGCAGAACTCTCTGTTGCAGCTGGTGTGGCAGAGGGACAGATGGAGAACATTTTGCAAGAGGCCACTAAAGACGATGTTGGTCTGGAGGAGCACTTAAAGGGTAGCCTAGAGACAGTAGGTAAAGGGGATGAGGTTGCCCTGGGTAAGGAGAAGAGAACTGAAAGTGTACATGGGTATGTCAGTGACCTCTCTGAAAAGGCTGAGGCGGATAAAGGTATTGTAATGAACAATCCAGCATCCAATCCACATCCAGTTTCACAAGGTGCTTCTGAGCTTAAAGGACAACAGGACGAGCGTACTGATTTCAGTAACACCATCCAGAAGTTACCTCAGGTGAAAGGACTACAGACTGTTCCTTTGGAGGGCTTTGTAAATAGAGATGCTCACAAGAATGCGGAGGAAGAAGGTGTTAGCAAACTcgaaggagaagcagagagccTGTACAACACAGCACAGGCCAGCCTTGCGTTACCTCTTACAATCACTCACGAGGCGAGAACATCCAACATTGAAAGTTCGACGGAAACCTTAACAGAGAATGAAGCAAAGCAAGAGCTCGTTCCTAAGGGCCCTTGCCACAGACCTTACCTGATCAACAACAGTGCTGACGAACTTTCTCGAACTATTGAAAATAGGCCAGAGGGGGAGAGCATGCTAGAACTTCAAAAACTGGGAACAAAAGTACATAGGACTTCTGGTAGCAGCAACACACACATCCCGATGCCTTCCCCTTGTGCCTTGCCTTTAGCCGAACTTAAAGACGAGATTGTGTGTAACGGAGAGCTGGAGCCTGAGAACAAGATGACAGAGAAGCCTGCGGGGTTTGGTATCACCCAGAAATACCATGCGACAAACGGACACTGTGTGAATGGAGAGGACGGTCACATCAAAGCCTCTCTGAGCCGGCAGGTCTCCACCGCGAGCTGTAGTTCTGCACAGTTTCACTTGAGGAGCTTGCACCAGAAATGGATGTTTAGTCATCTTGgtaagcagcaggcagccagcagcccagaCCAGCCTGCCAGAAGCCACCTGGATGACGATGGGATGCCTGTCTACACTGATGTCATCCAGCAGCGCCTGCGCCAGATAGAAACTGGCCATCAGCAAGAAGTGGAGACCTTGAAGAAGCAAGTGCAAGAGTTGAAGAGCCGGTTGGAGAGCCAGTTCCTGAATAGCTCCTTACGCCTCAATGGTGATTATGGCGACGAAGTG ACTTCTATACCCGACTCGGAAAGCAATCTGGATCAGAACTGCTTGTCTCGCTGCAGCACAGAGATTTTCTCTGAAGCCAGCTGGGAACAGGTGGATAAACAGGACACAGAG GTGACACGATGGCTTCCAGACCACCTCGCTGCACACTGCTACGGCTGCGACAGTACGTTCTGGCTGGCCAGTAGGAAGCACCACTGCAG
- the MTMR3 gene encoding myotubularin-related protein 3 isoform X2, whose protein sequence is MKILIIREEEPQSIVSKDEDFSSYPGPVMDEETQHSLECIQANQIFPRKQLIREDENLQVPFIELHGESTEYVGRAEDAIIALSNYRLHIKFKESVVNVPLQLIESVECRDIFQLHLTCKDCKVIRCQFSTFEQCQDWLKRLNNAIRPPSKIEDLFSFAYHAWCMEVYASEKEQHGDLCRPGEHVTSRFKNEVERMGFDMNNAWRISNINEKYKLCGSYPQEIIVPAWITDKELESVASFRSWKRIPAVVYRHQSNGAVISRCGQPEVSWWGWRNADDEHLVQSVAKACASDSRSNSNKLMNGNCSRDFPNGGDLSDVEFDSSISNASGAESLAIQPQKLLILDARSYAAAVANRAKGGGCECPEYYPNCEVVFMGMANIHSIRKSFQSLRLLCTQMPDPGNWLSALESTKWLQHLSVLLKSALLVVHAVDRDQRPVLVHCSDGWDRTPQIVALAKLLLDPYYRTTEGFQVLVETEWLDFGHKFADRCGHGENSDDLNERCPVFLQWLDCVHQLQRQFPCSFEFNEAFLVKLVQHTYSCLFGTFLCNNAKERGEKHTQERTCSVWSLLRAANKAFKNLLYSSQSESVLYPVCHVRNLMLWSAVYLPCSSPSTPADDTCAPYPVPGSSPEDQPLGRLPKTRSFDNLTTACDSSVPTTNRRSSDPSLNEKWQEHRRSLELSSLGNPGDDPFDGDSLSKQGRAPVGAELSVAAGVAEGQMENILQEATKDDVGLEEHLKGSLETVGKGDEVALGKEKRTESVHGYVSDLSEKAEADKGIVMNNPASNPHPVSQGASELKGQQDERTDFSNTIQKLPQVKGLQTVPLEGFVNRDAHKNAEEEGVSKLEGEAESLYNTAQASLALPLTITHEARTSNIESSTETLTENEAKQELVPKGPCHRPYLINNSADELSRTIENRPEGESMLELQKLGTKVHRTSGSSNTHIPMPSPCALPLAELKDEIVCNGELEPENKMTEKPAGFGITQKYHATNGHCVNGEDGHIKASLSRQVSTASCSSAQFHLRSLHQKWMFSHLGKQQAASSPDQPARSHLDDDGMPVYTDVIQQRLRQIETGHQQEVETLKKQVQELKSRLESQFLNSSLRLNGDYGDEVTSIPDSESNLDQNCLSRCSTEIFSEASWEQVDKQDTEVTRWLPDHLAAHCYGCDSTFWLASRKHHCRDIERVDQIWNCGNVFCSSCCNQKVPVPSQQLFEPSRVCKSCYSSLHPSSSSLDLELDKPITATSN, encoded by the exons ATGAAG ATTTTAATAATACGTGAAGAAGAGCCTCAAAGTATTGTGAGTAAAGACGAGGATTTCTCCTCCTATCCAGGGCCTGTCATG GATGAAGAGACTCAGCACAGCCTTGAATGCATCCAGGCTAATCAGATTTTTCCCAGGAAGCAGCTGATCCGAGAGGATGAGAACCTTCAG GTCCCTTTCATTGAACTTCATGGTGAGAGTACGGAGTATGTAGGACGAGCAGAGGATGCCATCATTGCACTTTCTAATTACAGGCTTCACATCAAATTCAAGGAGTCTGTTGTGAAT GTTCCATTGCAGCTTATAGAAAGTGTTGAGTGCCGTGATATATTTCAACTTCATTTGACTTGCAAAGACTGCAAGGTTATAAG GTGTCAGTTTTCTACTTTTGAGCAGTGTCAAGACTGGCTTAAGCGACTGAACAATGCCATCCGCCCTCCTTCGAAGATAGAAGACCTTTTCTCATTTGCCTATCACGCTTGGTGTATGGAGGTATATGCTAGTGAAAAGGAACAGCATGGGGATTTGTGTCGGCCAG GAGAACATGTAACTTCAaggtttaaaaatgaagtggaGCGGATGGGTTTTGATATGAACAATGCCTGGAGGATTTCCAACATCAATGAGAAGTACAA GCTGTGTGGTAGTTACCCCCAGGAAATCATAGTTCCTGCTTGGATCACGGATAAAGAGCTAGAGAGTGTGGCAAGCTTTCGGTCCTGGAAGCGTATCCCTGCTGTTGTGTACAG GCACCAGAGCAACGGAGCAGTTATTTCCCGCTGTGGACAGCCCGAGGTCAGTTGGTGGGGCTGGAGGAATGCAGATGATGAACACCTTGTCCAGTCTGTAGCCAAAGCCTGTGCCTCAGATTCAAGGTCCAACAGTAACAAATTAATGAACGGAAATTGTTCCAGAGATTTCCCCAATGGAGGGGACCTCTCTGATGTGGAATTTG ATTCCTCAATCTCTAATGCTTCAGGAGCAGAGAGTTTGGCCATACAGCCTCAGAAGCTTTTGATCTTAGACGCACGTTCTtatgcagcagctgtggcaaaCAGAGCCAAAGGTGGAGGCTGTGAGTGCCCAG AATATTATCCAAACTGTGAAGTAGTGTTCATGGGGATGGCAAACATCCATTCTATCCGGAAGAGCTTTCAGTCGCTACGTTTGCTCTGCACGCAAATGCCAGATCCAGGAAA TTGGTTATCAGCTCTGGAAAGTACCAAATGGCTGCAGCACTTATCTGTGCTTCTGAAATCTGCACTACTCGTAGTTCATGCCGTGGACAGAGACCAGCGACCAGTCTTGGTGCATTGCTCAGATGGCTGGGACCGAACCCCCCAGATAGTGGCGCTGGCCAAACTGCTGCTGGATCCGTATTACAGGACCACAGAG gGTTTCCAGGTGCTAGTGGAGACGGAGTGGCTGGATTTTGGCCACAAGTTTGCAGATCGCTGTGGCCATGGTGAGAATTCGGATGACCTAAATGAGCGCTGCCCAGTGTTTTTACAGTGGCTGGACTGCGTCCATCAGCTCCAGAGGCAGTTCCCTTGCTCTTTCGAGTTTAACGAAGCATTCCTT GTGAAATTGGTGCAGCACACCTACTCTTGCCTCTTTGGTACATTCCTGTGCAACAATGcgaaagagagaggagaaaaacacaCTCAGGAACGGACCTGTTCTGTCTGGTCTTTGCTGCGGGCAGCAAACAAAGCCTTCAAAAACCTGCTCTACTCCTCCCAGTCGGAATCT GTGCTGTATCCAGTGTGCCATGTGCGTAATCTAATGCTCTGGAGTGCTGTTTACCTGCCGTGCTCTTCCCCCTCGACACCCGCTGACGACACCTGTGCCCCATACCCTGTTCCAGGCTCTAGCCCTGAAGATCAGCCTCTGGGCAG GTTACCAAAGACAAGATCGTTTGACAATCTGACAACAGCCTGTGATAGCAGTGTGCCTACAACCAATCGACGGAGTAGTGACCCCAGCCTCAATGAAAAGTGGCAAGAGCACCGTCGGTCTCTGGAGCTGAGCAGCCTCGGTAACCCTGGGGATGATCCGTTTGACGGAGACAGCCTGAGTAAGCAAGGCAGGGCTCCGGTTGGAGCAGAACTCTCTGTTGCAGCTGGTGTGGCAGAGGGACAGATGGAGAACATTTTGCAAGAGGCCACTAAAGACGATGTTGGTCTGGAGGAGCACTTAAAGGGTAGCCTAGAGACAGTAGGTAAAGGGGATGAGGTTGCCCTGGGTAAGGAGAAGAGAACTGAAAGTGTACATGGGTATGTCAGTGACCTCTCTGAAAAGGCTGAGGCGGATAAAGGTATTGTAATGAACAATCCAGCATCCAATCCACATCCAGTTTCACAAGGTGCTTCTGAGCTTAAAGGACAACAGGACGAGCGTACTGATTTCAGTAACACCATCCAGAAGTTACCTCAGGTGAAAGGACTACAGACTGTTCCTTTGGAGGGCTTTGTAAATAGAGATGCTCACAAGAATGCGGAGGAAGAAGGTGTTAGCAAACTcgaaggagaagcagagagccTGTACAACACAGCACAGGCCAGCCTTGCGTTACCTCTTACAATCACTCACGAGGCGAGAACATCCAACATTGAAAGTTCGACGGAAACCTTAACAGAGAATGAAGCAAAGCAAGAGCTCGTTCCTAAGGGCCCTTGCCACAGACCTTACCTGATCAACAACAGTGCTGACGAACTTTCTCGAACTATTGAAAATAGGCCAGAGGGGGAGAGCATGCTAGAACTTCAAAAACTGGGAACAAAAGTACATAGGACTTCTGGTAGCAGCAACACACACATCCCGATGCCTTCCCCTTGTGCCTTGCCTTTAGCCGAACTTAAAGACGAGATTGTGTGTAACGGAGAGCTGGAGCCTGAGAACAAGATGACAGAGAAGCCTGCGGGGTTTGGTATCACCCAGAAATACCATGCGACAAACGGACACTGTGTGAATGGAGAGGACGGTCACATCAAAGCCTCTCTGAGCCGGCAGGTCTCCACCGCGAGCTGTAGTTCTGCACAGTTTCACTTGAGGAGCTTGCACCAGAAATGGATGTTTAGTCATCTTGgtaagcagcaggcagccagcagcccagaCCAGCCTGCCAGAAGCCACCTGGATGACGATGGGATGCCTGTCTACACTGATGTCATCCAGCAGCGCCTGCGCCAGATAGAAACTGGCCATCAGCAAGAAGTGGAGACCTTGAAGAAGCAAGTGCAAGAGTTGAAGAGCCGGTTGGAGAGCCAGTTCCTGAATAGCTCCTTACGCCTCAATGGTGATTATGGCGACGAAGTG ACTTCTATACCCGACTCGGAAAGCAATCTGGATCAGAACTGCTTGTCTCGCTGCAGCACAGAGATTTTCTCTGAAGCCAGCTGGGAACAGGTGGATAAACAGGACACAGAG GTGACACGATGGCTTCCAGACCACCTCGCTGCACACTGCTACGGCTGCGACAGTACGTTCTGGCTGGCCAGTAGGAAGCACCACTGCAG GGACATTGAACGTGTTGATCAAATCTG